ACTAGGATGTTTTATGTGAGAGAGCTTTAGCCAATCACTATTTACGTTAGGGTAGAGTTTCCATATGTCTCATTAGTCATCCAAATCTACTAGTGCAATACTctatctagcaaacaaacttcgtattgacgctgtcaaaataccacctaattcttttgtttgtacGATCATGCAATGTTTTCTAATTTCTGCattttcaccaccttaataaatgtagttagGTTACTGGAGAGGGTTTTGGCTATAGTGTGTAGGCCAATGTCAGTTAATATGAAAAAGAACCTCGGAGGGTACTCATTTGTAAAAAGCCCAAAAAGTAAATGCAGCAATCCAAAAGGCCGAGGAGTTAACGACTATTTTTCGAAGAAGGAACTTCGAATTCACAGtagtgaaaatggaaaatgatttttaggCAGTAGATGTGTAAATTGTCACTCGATGCCGTTACAGCTAGTGAGAAAAAACACAGTGTCATTTACTGGTTTGAAAACTATTATTTTGCGTTGCTAGTATTAAatatacagtcaaaggcagtcaattttcagcataaatttgcttcagctgtcaactgatccacacatacaatcaaaactggttttccttgttcatacggttgaagctgctacacgcacgcccatgatagtggtaaaaccgtataaaaagacgtataaacggttgtgattgtttgtatggatcagctgaaaaacagctgaagctaatttatgctgaaaattgactgcctttgactgtaacgagataaatcgaaaatttttggaaaacgttttctctCCAGTCTTTTGAGaaagtttttgtaaaaaatcaataaaattcgaGAAACATCAGGGAAATTCGCACTCTTCGATCATTGATTTCGAAAgtaaaatttcactaaaacaAACGGTGGACGAAtttcttattaaaatttaatgcgACCGAAGAAATcgtcgaaaaattaatttaatttacaaaaaattaggaaaaataattttgttcatAAGCCGCCTGGTTCTACCAACGCAGCTTCAATTCGACATCGAACCCACTCTATCGTCCAGTGTTGTTCTTACGGCTGCAAATATCCCGGCAATTTCATTCGCATAAAGATCCACGTCGTGAAAAACGAGACCAAAATGAACAGGAACCCCATGGACGTCAGTAAAATGCGATTCAGTTTAGCTTTGCCGGGCGCGTGCGTTTGATCCATGATAATGAAGCCTAGTCCGCCGACTGTGAACAGAAATGCACTAGCCAAACCTTCCATGATGTACTGTCCATTTACTCGATATGGCATGAAGGCAACCTGCATTGTGAACGAAGAATTAGATAAATTGTTGTAAGACTTTGTAGTTTATGTAGGGACGCTAATCGATAGCAATATGTAGGTATTCGACACCGGTGTCAATCAATTAAGTCATTTCGCATTAAAGTTATCGAAGGTAAGGACACCCCTGGTACcttattttttaaatgacaaAACTAACTATTAACATCGCCGTCTAGCAACGTCCAATACAAATCGATATATTCCGTGGACGGATATTATCTAGACTTTGTCTGATAAGC
Above is a genomic segment from Bradysia coprophila strain Holo2 chromosome IV unlocalized genomic scaffold, BU_Bcop_v1 contig_106, whole genome shotgun sequence containing:
- the LOC119070759 gene encoding putative oligosaccharyltransferase complex subunit CG9662, whose protein sequence is MLESLYSLPFLLLEVPNLKIKQPSWLKQPSPMTVFTLVLFSYFLVTGGLIYDVIVEPPSVGSTTDENGHTRPVAFMPYRVNGQYIMEGLASAFLFTVGGLGFIIMDQTHAPGKAKLNRILLTSMGFLFILVSFFTTWIFMRMKLPGYLQP